The DNA segment TCACGATCTGAAATTCTTGTTTATTTGCTTCCTTTGCGGTCTGtcctcccttcctgctatcaCCACCAGCCCACCGACTGCATGAGGAGGGACCTCATCTCATGTGCCCCTGCAGCCACACTGCTGGGCACAGTcaccagaataaaaaaataactaaaatctgcTTATGGTAGAAGGTCCAACTGTACAAAAGCTGGGATGATTTGAAAGTTGTCCCTAATGTATTTTCTGACATCAAATATTACAGGATTGTGTGTTTATATTACATttcagtatatgttaaaaaaatagtaaggcaaaaataaattaaagctaCTAGATAGATATTTCTCCAGTATGGTATGGTAAAGATCAGaagtatcaagaaaaaaaaaaaaaaagatcagaagtATCACAACACTTATGGCATTTGAAAAAGCATGTCCTTCCACACCTTGCTGGCAGGAGCATAAAATGACATCATCTTTTTGGAGAACTATTTGGAATTATCTATGCAAATTACAAATGCACATGCCCTTTGAGCCTATGTCTTAACTTTCAGGAATTTATCCTAtgagcaaaggcaaaaataatgtACACATACAGGATATTCACTAAAGCATTTCTATAGATGAGATAACATAAATGTCCAAAAGTTATGGGacattcatacagtggaatattatgcagctgcaTAAAAGAATTTGGTAGCTCTTTATACACTCATACAGAACAATCTCCATGGCATGTTGGTTAGTTTAAAAAGCAAGTTTCAGGACAGTATTATTGCACTGGTTTTGTTGTGGTtctgtaaatatatatgatatgctTGCAAATACATAGAATGTCTCTAAAATGACACATAGAATACAAACAACTTTGGTTACATCTAGGGAAAAGAACTAAATACCCAGGAGATGGAGAAAGGCTTGTTTGTGTAGCTTTTGGACTTTAAGCTGTTATTTATATGATTATTAACCCTCAGAACATATCAATTTAAAAGGGTCACATTCATACACAAAAAGCTTTCAAATTATTGATCTGGAAGACCTCTCAAGATTTCTTCCAAACTTGAGATTCTATGCTATTCTAAAATTTCaaagtttaatgaaaaaaatgctatgcttgtctttattccttttccaCAATCAGTACCTGATAATCATTCtttgatttaaaactttttttcctcatttctagCACAAGATCCCATCCTCCTCAACTACGAGTTCCACCAGCTGAAATCCAAGGCCTTACGTCAGACAGCTCTTCTATTTATGCAACAGAAGATATATTCCTGGAAGGTTATATTCTAAATTGTAATATAAACAGTAGAATTTATTGTGccagaataataatttttttctaaaagatgcTGTCATAATAAATAGTATAGGAGCATTCAGCTGCCTTCTAGGGCTTTTTGTTTCATCTAGTTTAGGAGCTAGGACatgtttatatgaaaaaataactaCCATGCTAGGAAGGATATTATAGACAGTAAATACATAGTACAAATAAGCAATCCCtcaagaaattcaaagaaaacatcaCATCTATTAAGGCAGGCAGGAAAAGcttcaaaaaagaaacagaatctgAGTTGGGCTTGATGGATGATCCAATTTCAATAGGCAAGGGACTGCACAGTAAGGAACACTGGAGTGGTTCAGGAACAAGTGAGCAGACCAGTTTGGACAAACGGAGGCTGCAAGTGGTTGGGAGTGTTCCTAGCTCCTGGAAGCCCACATAATCAGTCCCTGACGCCTGCCTGTATCCTTCCAATGCCCTGGATTTATTATGAGTCTTCCTAATATTTCCCAGAGTggtcatttcttttccattctaaCCACCTCAATACAACCCACaccctcattccctccctctgcaAAGATCTCCAAACTCATCCTCCTGTTTCCCATCTTCACCATCCCAATTCACAGTACACAACTCAtgacatttgttattttatatgcATAACCCACTCACCTCAAATGTGCCAACAGCTTACTGCCtacaaataaaatcattctttctCATTGGAGGCCTTCTAACATCTGCTCTCTATCCACCTCTCACTCCATCACTGGACTCACACTCTCTAATATGCAAATTTCATGCCTATGCCCCTGCTCTTCCTTTTACCTGGAAAATATTCCTTATTATGTTCTCAGACGGGGCACACATAGTTGTAAAGATTGTGAACACTACAGTTCATATAAATGacacctccccaccaccactgtTGGGCAGTATACAACCTCTGCAACCTTCCAAAGATCACTTGTTTCCATCCATCTCCTCCACTTTGAAGGCCAAATTGTGTGCCAGAACAACTCAATAGTTGATCAGTTGTGCCTCTGATTCCTGTGTCATCAACTTaacaccatttatttttaaaaaaaaaagttacaatatTTGGAATACTAACAGTGCCTTGAACACAGCAGATACTCAAAAAAGATGCTTGCAAATGATGACGGGATAAGTCAAGAAAGGCAgattgtgggggcacctgggtggctcagtcagttaagcgtctgccttcagctcaggtcatgatcccagggtcctgggatcgagcccacatctggttccctgctcaacatggagcctgcttctccctttccctctgctgctccctctgcttgttctctctctctctctgtcaaataaataaataaaatctttttttaaaaagaaaaggggaggggcgcctgggtggctcagtcattaagcatctgccttcagctcagctcatgatcccagggtcctgggattgagccccgcatcgggctccctgctcggcgggaagcctgcttctccctctcccactccccctgcttgtgttccctctctcgctgtctctctctatcaaataaataaataaaatctttaaaaaaataaaattaaattaaaaaaaagaaaagggaaaaaaaaaagaaaggcagattGGGGTGAAACCATAAAGAGCCTTAAAAGCCAAGGAAAAAGTTTTGGCTTTATCTTGTAGATGCCAAATATGGTCAGATGatcagaataatgttttaaaaagactaatTTCAGCAACTACAAGCAAGCAGGGTTTGAGAGACTATTGCCAAAGTGCCAGTGTAGAGGCCCTATCAGCTGGAGGAGGCCTATGGGAGGCTCCCTCTGTGACTTCCAGCCTCCTCAGCTGCTCACTCATCCTTCAGCTTATCTGTTTGGGATTACAGAGGTTGGTTTTCATATACCTACACTTGGAGAGTAAACCTTAAAACAGGACCTTTAAGCCAAGAAAAACATGCTTTTGCCTGAAATATCTGGGTATCTAGGAAACAGTTCTGACTTGGATTAttacatgcatatataaaatacatatacacaaatcaagcattcctcttcttccttcacttCTTTTGCAGTCCCGGGAAGTCTAACTCAATtctcctgtttcctttgctaATGTAGCTTGAACTTTTCACTAACCTTAGAATTCCACAATTACTAGTGAATCATTTCAAGCCGAGTTATGGCTCATTTTCCTATGGTCCTCTAAAAGAATCAAGGGCACTTATGTATTTAGATATATAAATTCATTTCATTGTACTGATGGAATACTAAATAAGTAATTCTTATCTGTAAATCAAAAACTCAGAACAGAATACATTAAACAAAATTAGTTTACTAATGAATTTCCTTTTAAAGCATGTATCTTGGATTTCATGCCAAGATATCAATGTATCAGTAATGGACTCTGTGGAACTAGACAATTTTATTTACctcttagattaaaaaacaatcttCACTCTCCAAAGGAAGAATATTATGTGCAAGTAATGCACTGCAATCTCAAGACACATAATATCATTGGAAACATGTACCTGTCTATCAGGAAAAGATTATCAGGcacaacctaattttaaaaatgaatggaggaaaaataaataaataaaaccaataaaaatgaatggaggGGGAGCCTCTTAAAACAGtatccaaggggcacctgggtggctctgctggttaagtgtctgacttcggctcaggtcatggtatctcagtgttctgggatggagcccccacatggggctccctgctcagcggagaatctgcttgtccctctccctctgcctctccccacacttgtgctctctctctcccccaaataaataaaaaaatttttaagtgaataaaaaatttaaaaaacagcatcaaaattaaaacagaatataCAATTTTGTGTTTGGGCCCAAAGAGACTGTCTGCCTTGAAATCCAACTTTACTGTTTATTCTTCCTACCAAACATGCAAAATAAACTCACCAGTACTAAAAACAGAAGTATGCTATCTCTACTGAAAGGTAAACACGATAAaagtaaagattaaaatattttctttcatcctaataaactgaaaagaaaaaactattaacTACTCCAATACTGTTTCAGGATTTGGGGCAgtttaaatgtttcttcttttccaaggtagtgatttttttccctccccataCTGAAGATCCTTCTGAAAGTCACAGTGTCTATCTTTGGTACCAAACGATGGACAGGTGCTTTGCTAACTCCAtcggaaaagaaaagagaaaagggcacAGACATCCATTATTTAGAGTCTATCGTTAAGTTAATTTCCTTTAGAATCTAATAATTCCATTAAAGTACATATTATGCAAAGTGTATACAATTTGTGGCCTGTATATAGTAGACCATATTTCACCATAACCAACTTCATCTTTTCAAACACCACCAAAAATTGGCAAATAATTCAAGTTGCTCTTAGCCCAAGGTTAAATTGTTGAATACTAACAATAAAAGTTTAGGGACATCTGGTTAACTGGTTTCTATTTGctcaaaagtaaatttaaaaaaaaaaagtaaaagatgtgAGGCTTGTTTATCTCTACCTGCCTTCCCCATGCCTGGCGATTCGCCGTCAAGAGAATAGTCTAGTGTACGGACCACAGCTGCCTGGTGCCAGGAAAATAGGAGCGGGAAGTGAGGGCCAACCCGTCCCCTGGCTGGCCTCGCTAGGCCCGGAACCCGGCCTGGCTCGGCAGCCCGGAGACAAACAGGACGGAGACGCGACCGACGGACGGAATGGACAGACGCGACAGGACGGACGGGACGGGCAGAGAAGCAGTGCGTCCTACCCGGagggctccctcccagggccGGCGGAGTACCTGCTCCGGTCATCCAGGCTGCGGTTGTCGGCCGCCGCGGCGCGCCAGTCGGGCAGCGTGCTGGCACACAGCACCACCATGGACACGATCACGAATATGACCGACACGCTGGCCAGGATCTGCGCGGCCAGCGACGACGTAGGCTCCTCGAAGGTCCGCCGCATGCGCTCGAGCCAGCGCCTGGAGTGGGCCGCGTCGGCACCGCCGGGTCGCGCCTCGTCGCGGCCCAGCGCGCCCGGCTCGTCGGCCGAGTAGAAGGTGTAGGTGTCGGACATGCGGTCGTCGAGGCGGCGCTGGCAGCAGTATTCTAGGTGCGCGCCCTCCAGGCCCCAGTAGATCATCTCGTTGTAGAAGGAGAGCTCGCACATCCGCGGCGCGAAGCGCAGCTTGCCGTGGCCGCGCACGTAGAGCAGGATGAAGCCGAAGGCCTCCGAGTGCCGGTCGAAGAAGTACTCGTTGCGCTCGCGGTCGTAGTCGTCGCACACCTCGAGCACGTCGCGCTCCGAGCGGCAGCCGTGCAGCCGGCTCACGCGGCGCAGCGGGAAGTCCTTCAGCAGCTCCCGGGACAGTGAGTACCGGGCGCCGCCCACGTTCAGTACCACCGAGGCCGCCCCGCTGCGCCCGAAGGTCATGGCTGGCCGCCCCGCAGCCCCGAAGCCcgaggccgccgccgccgccccccccacccccggccgccGCTCGGGGCCTGGCTGCAGTTGGCGGATAGGGGAGCGCGCCGTCGGGGCCAGCGGGCTGGCGGGCCGGCTCTGGCTGCggtctctgcccctgcccttcgCTGGCCCGGAGACCCCTCGGCTCCAGCGTCCTCGGCGGCCCAGCGTTGCTGCTAGCGACTCTCCCTCGGCGCGGTGGTACCTGCAGGTGGCCGGGGAGTCCCCTCAGGCGCCAACGCTGCGCGCCCACTGGCCGAGAACGAGGCTGTCAGCGCCCGGGGATGCCCCCTGTGAGGCCGGGGTGTCCTTTCAAACGCTGGCGCGCCCCCCCCACGAGGGGTGCGGGCGCCGGGAGGAGACGCGGATGCGGGATGGCTCCCAGTCCCCGGCGCTCCCTCTGGCCGCCGCTCCTGCAACCGCCCCGCCGCCGTCCAGAGGCGAGAGGCAAAGTGAGCGGATTCCGAGGCGGCGGAGAGCCGGTTCCgcgaggcgggggcggggcctcctcGCGGTTCCCCCCTCCTCGCCTCCCGGCTCCGCTCGGCTCACCTCCCTCCGCGCGCCGCCCTCCTCTTCCCACCCGCGCCCGCACCTCCCGGGCTCGCTCGGCTGGGATTCCCCAGCGCCCCGCCCTGGACCTCGGGCTCCCCGCCTCGTGACGCGGTCCTCCCACTCCGCTCCCGCCCGCCGCGGCCAGGAGGGGTCCGCGGGGCGGGGAAGGGAGCAATGGGGAGCCCCGCGGCCAGTGTGCCTGTTCCCGCGTGCAGCCCCGGGCCCTCACGGGTGACTTGGGCAGCTGCCGAGGGTCCTTTTAACAGCCAGCCCCCCCAAAGGGAAGCGACCGAAGAGTAAGGAGGGGTGAGGACTGGGGTGCAGGATTTGAGGGGCGGGGACAGACGGCGTTTGGAGAGCTTTTTCCAGAAACTATCCGGAACTCAGCTCGGTTTCTGAGACCGCCCTAAGGGATTTCTCAGAGAAGGCGCCCCAGCAATTGCTTTTCTTGCCGACTTGCTTTTCCTCCCGCGGCGCGGAGACCCACGTACCGCGTGCTCCGAAGGCGGCCACACACCCCAGCACCCAGGCTTGGTGTCGCCCTCCCGTCTGTCctcccgggggcgggggtggagcgGCCCCAGCCCCTGCTTTCTGGGGCGCGGGTCCTAAAAGGGCGCCTTCGTGTAGCGCGTCTGGACCACCCCCCCCGTGACGCTTCCTGTAGAGTGGGTGAAAGCGGGGAGAATCGCTCTGCCACTGGCAAGAACAGAATTTTCCCGTAGCCTTCGTCTGCGTCCTCCTTTTCATTATGTCTTGATTTCCCCGATGCACCCCAGAGCCGGCTGCAGCTCTGGCTCTCGGAGCTCGAAAAGCCCTTTAAAGGCTCCTCAGAGCGAATTGCCCTGCGCTCCGGTCGATGCCCAGGGAGTGGGTTCCGTTGGCAGGGATTATTTTAAACTGCTGCCATCAATTCACACGACACCCGACACCGGCAGCCCAGCCCGCGCCGTGCCCGCCAGAGGCGAAACAGGTGAGTTTTAAGGCAAACTATGTtaaatgcaaaacaaatgctggaaggaaaaaataggggtggggtgggatgggatgcGGTCATCTGACCTCAGAGTAACCCAGCTGGTTACTGGGGAGGGTTTTACTTTGCCCTTCACTTTTCATAATTTTGTAGGATTGTCCCGTGCCCACTAGAGGTCACCATAAAGAGTCATTTTGCTTTGATTCTATTGCAGATTCCTAGCTTAAAAAGCAGACACCTAAAAATTGAAGTGCTGTCCCTCCTCTCAAAGTAAAATCACTCTGGGTGGTTTCTTAAAGAATGGAAATCTCTATATGTTGTTTATCCCTTGACTTGGATAACTTATCTTAAAGCACTTAATGTGATTAAAAGCTCAAAAACAAAAGTTGTTTATTTGCAAAGTAGCTACTAAACCAGGAAAACATCCTGAAGGAAATGAGTTTCAAGATAGAATGGAAGGAGGTGATGGTCATGAgctggcagagagaaagagcagaaaagcACTCCAAATAGCCGAATCTCAGATGTAAAGGATTAGTCTTTAAAGAAAGCTAATGCATTTGCTTGGCTCAGAGGACCCGGATCTCGACAGCAGAATTTAGATTTCAAAGTATAAGTAATGGGATGCCTGAAGGTTTTAATAATAGAAATGGCTTGATGAAAGCTCTAATCAGAAAGATTCTTTTGCCCTTTAGTTTATTCTATGCAGAAAACCATTTTTGCAACTCAGGATTGggaaccccacccccaaatctttGTACAAGAGGAAGGGTcagttctttctttatttctctctctctttttttttttttttttttggagcaagGGTCagttttgagaaacactggggCCAAGGACTGAGCAGGGCTTGAAAATGGATTTGTTATAGGATATGAGGATGGAGAAAAGTTTGCAGATGTGAGCGGAGAGAAGAGCCTGGCTTCACACCAGCAGGAGCCAGTTCCTCAGGGAGttgttaaaaatactttatagaaGCATCACAGCAACAGAACACAGAACAactattttgttgattatttgcTCCGTTATATTTATTTCCTGTGTTCTCTAAAATCCCTTTAAAGTCTTGATTAAACCAGTTGAAgaaatatcacattttaaattaaatttgagcttagaaaaaaaattaatttgatgaTAATTTGTGCCTCCTAggtatattttcataaaatttcttaGAGAGATAGGTTTAAATaacttcatttgtttcaagagtaatatgtttatttgattttaatatcaTCAACCACTACTGCAGTAGCAATACCCAaatcatggtttttttccccaaaaaatcaTGTTCTTACACAAACAGTGAGATGCAGAAATGATTGGCTTGTCTCAATATAATCAGGTTTAGAAAGTATTCTTAAAAACTCTTCTTagaattattaaaaattgtaTTCCTTTGTACTTTGAGAAGATTATGTTGAGAATCATTTCATCTAAATTCTTTTCTGGATTCTGGATGACATTTGGGGCCTTCATATATAAATCTTTAGAATGCATTAAAATTTAAAGGCACCAAGcagaattttagaatttgaaaGAACCGAGAGATTTTCTAGTCTCAATTTATCAAGCTTTATTTAGGGAAGTAACAAGTTTTCCTTACCGAGATGTGGCTGTAACTTGGGAGAGGTGGTTCGGTTCCCCTTAGCAGCATCATGGTAGAGACTAGGCTGGAACAAAGTTTTCTACTTCCAGACTCTGGTCCCTCCCATCTCCAGGGCCAGTCTTGCTGCCACAACCTTCCATCTGATCTCTTGGCAGCACTCCCGTTCTTTCCTCCCTCTGTGAATCCTGTACTATGCCACCAGGCAGCTCTTCCTTCTGTTCATTCTCATCAAGCCGTTCCCCAGTTCAGAACCTAAAAGGACTGTAAAACTGTAGAATTACAAACTGTCTGTATAATGGCGTCCAAATTGGTTATTAGGGCCCTCCCTAGATTCAGATTCTGCCTGCACAACTTACTCACTAAGTGACCTGGAGCAaattctttgagcctcagttttctcatccgtaGAATGGAGGTAATAGGTATAGCACACGGTGATATGAGGGTTGCATGAGGTGATGCGATGGTGGTATACAGCTCAGTGCATGATCCTGGCAAAATCATACTCCGGGTGTGCTTTCCCTAGCGCAATCAAGCCATGCTCATTCTCATTCCTgggttctaaaataaatacaaatcaatgCATCTGAAAATGTGACCGATCACAAATAGTAACCTAAAACATCAAAAATTTAGTGAAAAGTTGTGACCCTCACAATGCCAAGTCTGGatggaacacacattcttctatTACTTTGCATTGTATGATTGGTTGAGCTCAGGGACTCTTGAACACCCTGCCCCAAAGCTTTATAAGTTGAAATACCTTGTGGGCACTATCCATCTTTGCTGCTTACCTATCGACTCTGCTTTAAAAAGCCCtcactcctggggcacctgggtggctcagtcagttagccgtccaactcttgatttcagctcgggtcttgatctcaggatcgtgagttcaagccccacagtgggttccacgctgggtatggagcctacttaaaaataagtaaataaataataacaaaaagctCTAATTCTGCTGTTAATTCGTATTTCCAAGTGTTTATGGTTAGACCAGCTTATTTCTCAGCATCTGCAAAACCAGTGGATGCTTTAAaaagtcagcttttttttttaatggacatgTAGCCTTCCAATGTCTCTGATTTTAGATAAATGACTCAGATGACTTCACCTACTATGCACAATTACCCAAGTAGAAGGTAAAGCTGCAACTTTTAATAACCTGCCCTCAGAACCATCCCACCAAATGGACCCCATTCTTAAGTGAGAAGCCAGTAGAGGGGTCATTCACCCCTATCCGAACACCAATGCCTTTGCCTTATTCTCTGCTCCAGGGCACTTTGTAGTCTTATGAAAGCAAAAGGAACACTATTGTCCTTAAATCTCCAGCTTTGAGAGGGTCAACATGTAATCATTACAGGAGAGGCAAAATTTTACCTCTAACCTCTTAGGGTTTTCGACTGGGCCTGAGAATTAGGTTGATATGACAGATTAGCCGAGAAAGGCATAtgaatttatttaagttttatgtGACCCAGGAGCCCTCCTGAGGAAATGAAGACCGAAAGAAGTGGCAGAACCTAAATGCTTTTATACtacgttgaaaaagaaaggcagttgcagaaaagttaataaaatatatggggaggcaaaaggaagagaggaattcTTTTGACAAAGTCGGCTTGTATGGAATTCTCTCAGCCTCAGCTTCTGAGAGATGATAAAAATGGTACTTAACCTCCTGGTATGGAGAGGATATCTTCCATGTGGGGGTTTCATCTCCTGCTTTTAGGAAGAAAAGGGGACAGGGTCAGAGCATCCTTCTTATACCTGACGTTTTTGTAAGTGCTTTTAGCTCAAAATAGTCCTTATGCccaagtggcatattttggggtggcatatgcTGCTGCCCTTCATCATTAACAGCAAAAACCTTTGTGGTGCCATTTACAGAATGGCCCTTCTTTATCCCCACCCAACCCTCACTCCCGCACACTATGTTGGATTGTGATGTAATGGCCTCCCCCCACTCTGTGTCCCTTGCTCCTTACAGTAACTAAGAGCCCTTTCTGTGTGGCACCACAAGCTCAGCTTTCCACAAAAACTTCTTACTGTAACCCTCATTgtccagatgaggaaatgaggctgCAAGAGGTTGGACTTGCTCAAGGACCCATAGCTGCTAGGAAGCACTAGACCCAGTACCAAAATCCCAAGTCATGTGAGCTCTCTTGAATGGGGGTCATTCTACAAGATAACTAATCTTCAAAGAGTCACTTTCAGGggtgcccggatggctcagtttgttaagcgtctgccttgggctcaggtcatgatcccagagtcctgggatggagtcccacgttgggctccctgctcagcggggagactgcttctccctctccctctgctgctccctgttCTTGTgcgcatgctctgtctctctctctctctctctgtcaaataaataaatctttaagaaaaagtcaCTTTCATACCCTGAAATATTTAGGTAGGAGATGATACAATGTCTGATATTTGCTTCAAAACAATCAAGGGCAGGGGCAAGTGGATTGAGGATGTAGATGAAGCAAGATTAGCTGtgagttgataattgttgaagctgagtGATGGGAGTTCCTGATATTAatctctccctctttgatttatttgaaattgtccataatacaaaaataaaaattttaaactttgagCTTcatttaagcttattttttttaagatttatttatttatttgacagagagagcgagagagggaacacaagcagggggagtgggagagggagaagcaggtttcccgccaagcagggagcccaatgcggggctcgatcgcaggaccctgggatcatgacctgagccgaaggcagatgcttaaccaactgagccacccatgcacccctaagCTTATTTTTGAATGTTGACAATTACTCCTTCAGACCAGACCAGAATGCACTTTTTCCCAA comes from the Zalophus californianus isolate mZalCal1 chromosome 8, mZalCal1.pri.v2, whole genome shotgun sequence genome and includes:
- the KCNG3 gene encoding potassium voltage-gated channel subfamily G member 3 isoform X1, yielding MTFGRSGAASVVLNVGGARYSLSRELLKDFPLRRVSRLHGCRSERDVLEVCDDYDRERNEYFFDRHSEAFGFILLYVRGHGKLRFAPRMCELSFYNEMIYWGLEGAHLEYCCQRRLDDRMSDTYTFYSADEPGALGRDEARPGGADAAHSRRWLERMRRTFEEPTSSLAAQILASVSVIFVIVSMVVLCASTLPDWRAAAADNRSLDDRSRYSAGPGREPSGIIEAICIGWFTAECIVRFIVSKNKCEFVKRPLNIIDLLAITPYYISVLMTVFTGENSQLQRAGVTLRVLRMMRIFWVIKLARHFIGLQTLGLTLKRCYREMVMLLVFICVAMAIFSALSQLLEHGLDLETSNKDFASIPAACWWVIISMTTVGYGDMYPITMPGRILGGVCVVSGIVLLALPITFIYHSFVQCYHELKFRSARYSRSVSAEFLN